The genomic stretch aagcgattcaacccggtaaggattggatctctgtgcatattgtgctagtccctggatcgactcgctagcacacacagttcgatgaataAACAGAATAGCAAATGCGTCATTATTACAACGTGTATGATCCAGAATATAtttattacaacttgcatagctcatggctagctcaaataaaagagttcaaagcggaaaacaaataaaagcaaagagctccatcacgccacaggCGAACATGCTGAGTGGAAGCTCGCGACCTAAATATGGAATATCACTCTGTCCTCAATGTTACCTGCAACAtgaaacgttgcagccacgcagggtcaatacattgaatgtattggcgagtatcactagagacttataacaaatctatcaagtacattttcaaggtgagggttcaaacttttattttattttgcacaaagcaatCATAATATCGTCCTAGTTTTATCCCAACAACTTTAATCTCCGAACTCCTCTAGTGCACATGTGAGTAGGTCAAGCTCAGGCCCCTACCATGTTAATCTCCTTTCTTCCATTACACATGCTAGTAAGTCAGGTTCAATACCCTTACCATGCTAATCTCCACTCcactagtgtacatgtcagtaagtcaggctctacACCCTTACCATGTCACTCATcaccagtgtacatgtcagtaagtccggCTCaacacccttaccatgccactcaccaccagtgaacatgtcagtaagtcaggctcaacacccttaccatgccactcaccaccagtgaacatgtcagtaagtcaggctcaacgcccttaccatgccaccctcccatcaactagtgtacatgtcagtaagtcaggctttatgcccttaccatgccactcgacctatacatgtcagtaagtccggCTCAAAGCCCTTACCATGTCGGTCGACCTACAACCTTCTCAAGTACTATTCATATCCGCCCCAATTCATCCAATTGTTGTTTTGCCAACTCAAAACTAACCTTTCAACTAATACATACCCATGACATGATATTTCACTCACATATAAAGTAAGCATATCCAAGCAATCAAACATAGGTTGACTACAAATGAATCCAATCATAAAAACATATGGCTACCCTAAGCCGGAtttcatagcaatagcacacaaTTCATCAGTAACAATCCTACACATGTGCTTGTACTAAAATCATACTACACATATAGGAAAACGATAGATCTGTTATGGTCAAAAGTTCAACTTGCCTTATTTGTCGTTGTCGTTCGCACTCTCTTTGCAAGAACAGACGTTACACACCGCACGATCTAGACGATAAAATAATCACAATAAATATCCAGAGAGCACAAACGGAGAAAACACATAACAAAGTAATGCATGCATGCTCTCAAAATAATTTAGGTTTGAAACTACTTTATAGGAAATTGTTTATTCAATAGCAATTTCGAAAAGGCATTTTAATACAAACTGGGAATTTATGCAAAAAAAATAATTTCGAAAATCACAAATAAGTATTCTAGTGTATGGGAGATTTCATTATATTTAATTTGCGACTGGAATCAACTTAAGATCATTTATATAATTTAAAATATAGTGAAAATACTTTAAACACTATTATTAATTTGAAAAATCCTTAAGTTACGTGAAATCTAAAATTAACAGTACCAAGTTGTGCTTATCATTTTTCTGAATCCAACGCTATATTATTTGCTAAATTCCGAGTTACGAAAATATATATATGATTTTTACAAGGTTAAACATTTCGCGGATCTTTTATAATTTTGTCCGAAAAGTGGTCAGAAAgagtttctcggatggagaaactttctacacgaaagttacAGAGAATTCAATTACGAACTCAATGCAAAAGGAATCATCTAAAACGGAGCTATAGATTATTTGTTATGAATTTTCAAAGATTTTTATAGGGGAACAAGCTAGCACCATTTGCAGCGATCGCTCGGTTTGGAAAACGAGACCGTACGGGTTCAGCTAATAGGGATCCTCAGATTTACATCTTACGATCCTCAAGGTGATTGACATGATCTAATCCAAACTGTACGCGTACGACTCAAGTAATGAGGTGCGGCTGACTCACAGAGGCCGGACCTGGTCGACGATGGTGAAGTGGCGAGTCGAGCGTGGATGTTGGCGTCTATTTGCTGGTCTCCAGTCTCGGCGAGGACGTGCACGTGATGCTGCAGTTGATGGCGTGATCGCTCGTGTGACCGGCGGCAGTGTTTTCTTCCTCGGACAGCGTCAGCGATCGGATGGAGGAGGTGGATGTCCGTGAAGCTCCGGCGATGTTTCCTCGGCGTTCTAGTGGCCTGCAGATCGGGGAAAAGAGGATGAGAGCGAAGTGGTAGATCAAGGGGAAAAATATTGGTGCAGGCGAGAGGGTCTCAGGAGGTCTGAGACGACGGCGACATTAACCTCCGAAGCtcagcgatggcggcggcggctcgaactccggcgagaaatttgcgcagcctggcggcgcaaaaatTGGGGATTTTAGGGAGCAAAAACGGAGAAGATTatggggtatttatagagggatttTCGTGGCAAGGAAGCAAGCAAATCCGAGCAGAAACGAGCGAGAAAATTGGGATATTTCGCGGCCGGTACCAACTCGTACGCGAAACAGACTCCAGACGAAGGTAGAAGATGATTGTGGGTCCCATGCgtcagaaaaaaaaagaacaaagtaAAACGCGGGGCGTGCGTTGCTGGTGCTGCTGCGCGGCTGTTCGGCATGTGCGTGTCTGCGCTGGCCAGCGCGGCCGGCACGGCCGCGTGCGCGTACGCGTATACGGGCGTGATTCCTTAGCATGGCTCGATGGCTGGCTGTCTAGCCTGGCCGGTCgttctttttttgtttatttccttttcttcttttctgtTCTAGTTACTGAAACTGACGCAAATAAAAATACGAAAATTTGTAAATACTTCCAGTACAGTATCTGGACATAATGAGCACAGCTCCAATCCAGTAAAGCACTAGGATAAATATAGTATGCATATAGATTAATCAACAAGGAGCAAAACTAGCAATATAAAACACTTTTATGCAAGAAACATGTAAAACATTTTCTAAAACTGAAACTTTGACATGCTGATATGATGCAATGCATAAATTTTAAAATTCTcagattttgggatgttacagactaccatccttaaaaggaatctcgtcctcgagattcgagaaggctAGCAGGGTTTAAGTTTGGGGATGGCTaggtgctaccacccttaaaaagaATCTGGCTAGGTCAGCTTCGAAAGGTTTACTTGGCAATGGTTCCATTGTGTGGCATCCGAAATTTATTCCATGTCACTTTCCAAGGATATTACTTTGATGGGATCTCGTGTTACTTCGTCCTTGATATGAATGTATAAAATGCACCAGTATTGAAAGATACAAATATTGGAAGGAGTTGGTCAAAACTTACGAGTTGCTGCATTTGGCGCCTCAAAGACTTCTTCCACGTTGACATGGTTTAGGTGTCCTTTCTGGGGCAGGATGGGATTGTTCACATTCGGATTTCCAACACCATTATTATTTTCAGGGCAGTCCCATGAATAGTGTCCCAACTTATGGCACTTGAAACACTCCAATTTGCTCATGTCCCTCTTGTCGGAGCGATTGTGGTGTCCAACATCATCTTTTCCTTCGGGACAATCCCAGGAATAGTGCCCCAACTCTTTACATTTGTAGCATTGCACCCGGCGGATATCTCTCTTGCTAGTGTTGTTGATGTAGCGATTCCGGCCATTGTTGCCACCATTATTTTGACCATTACATCTCCGAGAGTGGTGGTTttgatcatcatgtatgtttactCCATGCTCGTGGTGTTCAGAATTGCCATTCCCATCATGGTGTGTACGGACCCTCTGATCCGCTAGCGAGttgtggttgttgtggttgtgATTCCTCTTGCGGTTCTCAGCTTGGTTCCGCTTTCCCTCAAGAATTCTAGCTTTGTCCATCAGTGTCTGGAAATCAGGAACATGTACCACTGACAGTTGAATAGCAAGCTCATCATTCAAGCCatccaggaatctctccttcctctttgcaTCAGTGTCCACATCTTCTGGCGCATAGCGTGCTAGATTGCTGAATTCCTctatgtattcagacaccgtgCGGAAACTCTGACGTAAGTTGCGGAACTCCCTTCTCTTCAAGCTCATAATTCCAGATGAAACATGAGCTGTACGAAAACCTTCTTGAAACATCTCCCAAGTGATACCATCAATGTGGTGGGTTATCTGGAAATTATCCCACCATGAAGCTGCTGGTCCTTCAAGCAAGTGAGCAGCAAACCTCACCTTCTCAACGTCGGTGCATCCCACAGTTACCAAGTCCTTGTCCACAGAGCGCAACCAATCAAGAGCTATCATTGGTTCAGGTGCACTAGAGAACTTGGCAGGCCTCAACCTCAGAAACCTTGTGAGCATGTCAACATGTGGAGGtggatggttgttgttgttgttgttgttctggttttgGTTGTTGTTCGCCATGAACTGAGTCATCACTTGCATCAACTGTGTTTGTGCTACCAACATCTGTTGCATATCATTGTTGTCGTTGCCAgtgtcgttgttgttgttgttgttgccggtgCGTGCACGTCGAGGCGGCATCTGTTCGGGTAAGAAAAGATAAGTTTTAGATAGATAGAACTACAGGAGAAACACAACCCATACTAAGCACAAACATGACAGCAAGCATTCACACCGAACATATCACACAACAATCAAACAAGACACCCCTATagcaaagacagaatctgtccagAATTTACTACTGTGAAAATgtattttacagaggcacttaaatACGTCAGAAAAatgagccaatttttgtgcatgtacaGGAACGAATTCCGCACCTAACCTGAATTTTTCGTGATTTTTGAAGTTACCAGTAACATATCTAAAATCGCGTGGTAAACAGCGACATGCAGAAACTGCACCTCCTCAAATCATCTCTTAGCGAAACCGTTTTTTTTAAAGCCTCACGAAAATACCTAAAAATTTAAAGATTCAAGAATAACAGATCCTAAGCAATATCTTGGCCATACCACAAGGCGATATGGTCAATATCTTAATCACGAATATCGATTTTCTAATGAAAAACTAATGGCGGGCAAATCCTAGTTAAACTTTGAAGAGCTTGACGTAGTCTGAGGCCTTCGTGAACTTGCGCTTCTTCGAGCGAGTGTTCATTGTTGGCGGTGTGTCCTTCATCGGAGGGTCTTCCTAATCATTAGACATAATTTAGATCACCTCCTTGGAGTCATCgtgttcgccttcttcttcggtgtTTGCACCAACTTTGATTCCattatcatcctcatcatcatgttCATATTTTCCAATAAGTAATCCAACAGAGGTTTAACTTGTTAACTAGAGTGGGTAATGGACATCTACTTATTTTGAATAGAGGAGAGCGAGAAAAATGATAGATATAGAATTATGAGAAATGAAGAGCAAGAAGATATAAGACAAACTTAAATAGGTTTTCAGCTCCTATGGTCATCCTAATCTAATCCATTTTCTAAGGTCACGAACCtacagtcaacacaatgctctgataccatctgaagcgattcaacccggtaaggattggatctctgtgcatattgtgctagtccctggatcgactcgctagcacacacagttcgatgaataAACAGAATAGCAAATGCGTCATTATTACAACGTGTATGATCCAGAATATAtttattacaacttgcatagctcatggctagctcaaataaaagagttcaaagcggaaaacaaataaaaacaaagagctccatcacgccacaggCGAACATGCTGAGTGGAAGCTCGCGACCTAAATATGGAATATCACTCTGTCCTCAATGTTACCTGCAACAtgaaacgttgcagccacgcagggtcaatacattGAATGTATTGGCGAGTATCACTAGAGACTTATAACAATCTATCAAGTACATTTTCAAGGTGAGAGTTcaaacttttattttattttgcacaaagcaatCATAGTATCGTCCCAGTTTTATCCCAGCAACTTTAATCTCCGAACTTCTCTAGTGCACATGCGAGTAGGTCAAGCTTAGGGTGCCTACCATGCTAATCTCCTTTCTTCCATTGCACATGCCAGTaagtcaggtttaatacccttatcATGTTATTCTACACTCCattagtgtacatgtcagtaagtcaggctctacGCCCTTACCATGTCACTCATcaccagtgtacatgtcagtaagtccggCTCaacacccttaccatgccactcaccaCCGAGCGAACATGTCGAGTAAGTCGGGCTCaacacccttaccatgccaccctcCCTTCAACTAGTGTACATGTCGGTAAGTCGGGCTCcatgcccttaccatgccactcgacctatacatGTCGATAAGTCCGGATCAAAGCCCTTACCATGTTGGTCCACCTACAACCTTCTCACGTACTATTCACATCCGCTCCAATTCATCCATTTGTTGTTTTCTCAACTCAAAACTAACCTTTCAACTAATACATACCCATGACATGATATTCCACCCACTTATAAAGTAAGCATATCCAAGCAATCAAACATAGGTTGACTACAAATGAATCCAATCATAATAAACATATGGCTATCCTACGCCGGGTTTCAAAGCAATAGAACACAATCCATCAATAACAATCCTACACATGTACTTGTACTAAAATCATACTACACGTATAGAAAAACAATAGATCTGTTATGATCAAAAGTTCAACTTGCCTTATTTGTCGTTGTCGTTCGCACTCTCTTTGCAAGAACAGACGTTACACACCGCACGATCTAGACGATAAAATAATCACAATAAATATCCAGAGAGCACAAACGGAGAAAACACATAACAAAGTAATGCATGCATGCTCTCAAAATAATTTAGGTTTGAAACTACTTTATAGGAAATTGTTTATTCAATAGCAATTTCGAAAAGGCATTTTAATACAAACTGGGAATTTATGCAAAAAAATAATTTCGAAAATCACAAATAAGTATTCTAGTGTATGGGAGATTTCATTATATTTAATTTGCGACTGGAATCAACTTAAGATCATTTATATAATTTAAAATATAGTGAAAATACTTTAAACACTATTATTAATTTGAAAAATCCTTAAGTTACGTGAAATCTAAAATTAACAGTACCAAGTTGTGCTTATCATTTTTCTGAATCCAACGCTATATTATTTGCTAAATTCCGAGTTACGAAAATATATATATGATTTTTACAAGGTTAAACATTTCGCGGATCTTTTATAATTTTGTCCGAAAAGTGGTCAGAAAgagtttctcggatggagaaactttctacacgaaagttacAGAGAATTCAATTACGAACTCAATGCAAAAGGAATCATCTAAAACGGAGCTATAGATTATTTGTTATGAATTTTCAAAGATTTTTATGGGGAAACAAGCTAGCACCATTTGCAGCGATCGCTCGGTTTGGAAAACGAGACCGTACGGGTTCAGCTAATAGGGATCCTCAGATTTACATCTTACGATCCTCAAGGTGATTGACATGATCTAATCCAAACTGTACGCGTACGACTCAAGTAATGAGGTGCGGCTGACTCACAGAGGCCGGACCTGGTCGACGATGGTGAAGTGGCGAGTCGAGCGTGGATGTTGGCGTCTATTCGCTGGTCTCCAATCTCGGCGAGGACGTGCACGTGATGCTGCAGTTGATGGCGTGATCGTTCGTGTGACCGGCGGCAGTGTTTTCTTCCTCGGACAGCGTCAGCGATCGGATGGAGGAGGTGGATGTCCGTGAAGCTCCGGCGATGTTTCCTCGGCGTTCTAGTGGCCTGCAGATCGGGGAAAAGAGGATGAGAGCGAAGTGGTAGATCAAGAGGAAAAATATTGGTGCAGGCGAGAGGGTCTCAGGAGGTCTGAGACGACGGCGACATTAACCTCCGAAGCtcagcgatggcggcggcggctcgaactccggcgagaaatttgcgcagcctggcggcgcaaaaatTTGGAATTTTAGGAAGCAAAAACGAAGGAGATTatggggtatttatagagggatttTTCGTGGCAAGGAGGCAAGCAAATCCGAGCAGAAACGAGCGAGAAAATTGGGATATTTCGCAGCCGGTACCAACTCGTACGCGAAACAGACTCCAGGCGAAGGTAGAAGATGATTGTGGGTCCCATGCgtcagaaaaaaaaagaacaaaggaAAACGCAGGGCGTGCGTTGCTGGTGCTGCTGCGCGGCTGTTCGGCATGTGCGTGTCTGCGCTGGCCAGCGCGGCCGGCACGGCCGCGTGCGCGTACGCGTATACGGGCGTGATTCCTTAGCATGGCTCGATGGCTGGCTGTCTAGCCTGGCCGGTCgttctttttttgtttatttccttttcttcttttctgtTCTAGTTACTGAAACTGACGCAAATAAAAATACGAAAATTTGTAAATACTTCCAGTACAGTATCTGGACATAATGAGCACAGCTCCAATCCAGTAAAGCACTAGGATAAATATAGTATGCATATAGATTAATCAACAAGGAGCAAAACTAGCAATATAAAACACTTTTATGCAAGAAACATGTAAAACATTTTCTAAAACTGAAACTTTGACATGCTGATATGATGCAATGCATAAATTTTAAAATTCTcagattttgggatgttacaactaaacaaaaatctttggtggtactctcacaactcactcaaaactgataagaaaggtaaatcttaccgctccaaagtgaattagttttgcttaccaacttggattgacggactagtgcacggatgtagcgaagcgaatatcaagggtataagaacaatcacacgacaaagcaggatatatgtggggttgtaggtaggctacctatttgcaccaataacaagctctagcgctgaccgtagacaaccaatgatactcacacaaggcgatataatggggcaatgcaactatatgtgggaaaagttgcaatgcactagagagacgctagaaaAGCTCAacaagacaggcacaagattgctcaactacgggtgcagta from Lolium rigidum isolate FL_2022 chromosome 4, APGP_CSIRO_Lrig_0.1, whole genome shotgun sequence encodes the following:
- the LOC124708824 gene encoding uncharacterized protein LOC124708824, whose translation is MSTWKKSLRRQMQQLATRTPRKHRRSFTDIHLLHPIADAVRGRKHCRRSHERSRHQLQHHVHVLAETGDQQIDANIHARLATSPSSTRSGLYCPDCNECDCDDCLNTDQGYSEDE